The nucleotide window TCATTCCGCCCAATCCAATCCGATTGTAAGTACTCATTCCGCCCAATCCAATCTGATTGTAAGTACTCATTCCGCCCAATCCAATCTGATTGTAAGTACTCATTCCGCCCAATCCAATCTGATTGTAAGTACTCATTCCGCCCAATCCAATCTGATTGTAAGTACTCATTCCGCCAAATCCAATTTGGCTGTAAGTACTCATTCCGCCCAATCCAATTTGGCTGTAAGTACTCATTCCGCACAATCCAATTTGGCTGTAAGTACTCATTCCGCCCAATCCAATTTGGCTGTAAGTACTCATTCCGCCCAATCCAATTTGGCTGTAAGTACTCATTCCGCCCAATCCAATTTGGCTGTAAGTACTCATTCCGCCCAATCCAATTTGGCTGTAAGTACTCATTCCGCCCAATCCGATCTGATTGTAAGTACTCATTCCGCCCAATCCAATCTGATTGTAAGTACTCATTTCGCCCAATCCGATTTGGCTGTAAGTACTCATTCCGCCCAATCCAATTTGGCTGTAAGTACTCATTCCACCCAATCCAATCTGATTGTAAGTACTCATTCCGCCCAATTCAATCTGATTGTAAGTACTCATTCCGCCCAATCCAATTTGGCTGTAAGTACTCATTCCGCTCAATCCAATTTGGCTGTAAGTACTCATTCCGCCCAATCCAATTTGGCTGTAAGTACTCATTCCGCCCAATCCAATTTGGCTGTAAGTACTCATTCCGCCCAATCCAATTTGGCTGTAAGTACTCATTCCGCCCAATCCAATCTGATTGTAAGTACTCATTCCACCCAATCCAATCCGATTGTAAGTACTCATTCCGCCCAATCCAATCCAATTGTAAGTACTCATTTCACCCAATCCAATTTGATTGTAAGTACTCATTCCGCCCAATCCAATTTGGCTGTAAGTACTCATTCCACCCAATCCAATCTGATTGTAAGTACTCATTCCGCCCAATCCAATTTGGCTGTAAGTACTCATTCCACCCAATCCAATCTGATTGTAAGTACTCATTCCGCCCAATCCAATTTGGCTGTAAGTACTCATCCCGCACAATCCAATTTGGCTGTAAGTACTCATTCCGCCCAATCCAATTTGGCTGTAAGTACTCATTCCGCCCAATCCAATTTGGCTGTAAGTACTCATTCCACCCAATCCAATCTGATTGTAAGTACTCATTCCGCCCAATCCAGTTTGGCTGTAAGTACTCATTCCGCCCAATCCAATCCGATTGTAAGTACTCATTCCGCCCAATCCAATTTGGCTGTAAGTACTCATTCCGCCCAATCCAATTTGGCTGTAAGTACTCATTCCGCCCAATCCAAATTGGCTGTAAGTACTCATTCCGCCCAATCCAATCTGATTGTAAGTACTCATTCCACCCAATCCAATCCGATTGTAAGTACTCATTCCGCCCAATCCAATCTGATTGTAAGTACTCATTTCACCCAATCCTATTTGGCTGTAAGTACTCATTCCGCCCAATCCAAATTGGCTGTAAGTACTCATTCCACCCAATCCAATCTGATTGTAAGTACTCATTCCGCCCAATCCAATTTGGCTGTAAGTACTCATTCCGCCCAATCCAATCTGATTGTAAGTACTCATTCCACCCAATCCAATCCGATTGTAAGTACTCATTCCGCCCAATCCAATCTGATTGTAAGTACTCATTTCACCCAATCCTATTTGGCTGTAAGTACTCATTCGCCCAATCCAATTTGGCTGTAAGTACTCATTCCGCCCAATCCAATCTGATTGTAAGTACTCATTCCGCCCAATCCAATTTGGCTGTAAGTACTCATTCCACCCAATCCAATCTGATTGTAAGTACTCATTCCGCCCAATCCAATTTGGCTGTAAGTACTCATTCCGCACAATCCAATTTGGCTGTAAGTACTCATTCCGCCCAATCCAATTTGGCTGTAAGTACTCATTCCACCCAATCCAATCTGATTGTAAGTACTCATTCC belongs to Biomphalaria glabrata chromosome 12, xgBioGlab47.1, whole genome shotgun sequence and includes:
- the LOC129921949 gene encoding uncharacterized protein LOC129921949, translated to MSTYNQIGLGGMSTYNRIGLGGMSTYNQIGLGGMSTYSQIGLGGMSTYNQIGLGGMSTYSQFGLGGMSTYSQIGLGEMSTYNQIGLGGMSTYNRIGLGGMSTYNQIGLGGMSTYSQFGLGGMSTYSQIGLGGMSTYSQIGLGGMSTYNRIGLGGMSTYSQTGLGGMSTYNQIGLGGMSTYSQIGLGGMSTYSQIGLGGMSTYSQIGLCGMSTYSQIGLGGMSTYNQIGLGGMSTYSQIGLGGMSTYNQIGLGGMSTYSQIGLGGMSTYNQIGLGEMSTYNWIGLGGMSTYNRIGLGGMSTYNQIGLGGMSTYSQIGLGGMSTYSQIGLGGMSTYSQIGLGGMSTYSQIGLSGMSTYSQIGLGGMSTYNQIELGGMSTYNQIGLGGMSTYSQIGLGGMSTYSQIGLGEMSTYNQIGLGGMSTYNQIGLGGMSTYSQIGLGGMSTYSQIGLGGMSTYSQIGLGGMSTYSQIGLGGMSTYSQIGLCGMSTYSQIGLGGMSTYSQIGFGGMSTYNQIGLGGMSTYNQIGLGGMSTYNQIGLGGMSTYNQIGLGGMSTYNRIGLGGMSTYNQIGLGGMSTYNQIGLGGMSTYSQIGLGGMSTYNQIGLGGMSTYNQIGLGGMSTYNQIGLGGMSTYNQIGLGGMSTYNQIGLGEMSTYNQIGLGEMSTYNQIGLGEMSTYNQIGLGGMSTYNQIGLGEMSTYNQIGLGGMSTYNQIGLGGMSTYNQIGLGEMSTYNQIGFGGMSTYNQIGLGEMSTYNQIGLDGKSAYNNLN